The following are from one region of the Methanoculleus caldifontis genome:
- a CDS encoding RAD55 family ATPase — translation MQDRLPLRMPTGITSLDPVLDGGVPPGSAVLLLGEHGAGNIEFVQTSIMHLSTLRESVKADESLLVPERISYVTFTRMREDILKEIALSFSPGLYGRLDEEIAFHDLSELYFDASIVPPDWYGEGSVIERLQKKQRKENGSILAEVARVLDGCPKNGLIVLDSLTEIAPPLTDPVRWHAFIAFLRGLQRAAKRWNTTVYLLLTSGILARSQELEIADCVDATLLFRWEETGAQRRQRVMHFEKFRGVMPRLEDKDLVKFSVKISAAGGFEVRNIRVVV, via the coding sequence ATGCAAGACCGCCTCCCGCTACGGATGCCGACAGGGATCACCTCGCTCGACCCCGTCCTCGACGGTGGCGTCCCGCCGGGATCGGCGGTGCTGCTCCTCGGGGAACACGGTGCCGGCAACATCGAGTTCGTCCAGACCTCGATCATGCATCTCTCTACCCTGAGGGAGAGCGTGAAGGCCGATGAGAGCCTCCTGGTCCCGGAGAGGATCTCGTACGTGACGTTCACCCGGATGCGGGAGGATATCCTCAAGGAGATCGCCCTCTCCTTCAGCCCGGGGCTCTACGGCCGGCTCGACGAGGAGATCGCCTTTCACGACCTCTCGGAGCTCTACTTCGATGCGAGCATCGTCCCCCCGGACTGGTACGGCGAGGGGAGCGTCATCGAACGTCTCCAGAAGAAGCAGCGCAAGGAGAACGGGAGCATCCTGGCCGAGGTCGCCCGGGTGCTCGACGGGTGCCCTAAAAACGGCCTGATCGTCCTCGACTCGCTGACCGAGATCGCCCCCCCGCTCACGGACCCCGTCCGGTGGCACGCGTTCATCGCCTTCCTGCGCGGGCTGCAGCGGGCGGCGAAGCGCTGGAACACCACCGTCTACCTCCTGCTCACCTCCGGGATCCTGGCCCGGTCTCAGGAGCTCGAGATCGCCGACTGCGTCGACGCCACGCTCCTCTTCCGCTGGGAGGAGACCGGGGCGCAGCGCCGGCAGCGGGTCATGCACTTCGAGAAGTTCCGGGGCGTGATGCCCCGCCTCGAGGACAAGGATCTCGTGAAGTTCTCGGTGAAGATCTCGGCCGCGGGCGGGTTTGAGGTGCGCAACATCAGGGTGGTGGTCTGA